The nucleotide window GATTATGATTGGGCTAATTATACTTTTGCTTTATGTCGTTTTCGCGCTGCCTTTGATTATAAAGAGTAGTAAATTAAAAATGAGAAATCCGCCGTTTCGTCTTGTAAAAAAGGAGTTTGTAATTCTTATTGTAGGATTTGTAGTTGTTACTATTTTTATTTCTTCTACAAATTTTCTTACAAACTTTCTTTGGTTTAAGAGTGTGAATTTCGAAAGCGTGTTCCTGAAAAGAATTGTTGTTCAAATATTACTTTTTCTTGTTGGTTTTACGGTTTCATTTTTCCTTTATTTTATTTCCTTCTATGTCCCTGAGAGGCACGAAGAACTTGAGATTGGAGAAAAAGTTATAAACATCGTTCGCTTTGCAGTACCTCTTGTACTTGCAATTTTTACAGGTTCGGCTTTATCCTCACAGTTTGAGAAGGTTTTGATGTTCGTTTATAGGACACCCGCAAACATTACTGACCCGATTTTTCACAAGGACATAAGTTTCTATCTTTTTACATACCCGTTTTTGAGTGTGTTACTTTCAACGCTTATTTCGATATTTGTTACGGCATTCTTAGTTGAAGAATTTGTTTATATCCTTTACATACGCCCTAATTTCTCAAAAAACTCAAGAGTTAATCTTCATGCAACCAATCTTTTGTCTGTGCTTGTGTCGCTTATACTTTTCGCTGTTTCTTTTAAGGTTTACTTCAGTATATATACTCTACTCCTGCAAAAAAGTGGTGCTGTTTTTGGTATAGGCTATACAGATTACTATTTGAGGGTCCCGCTTTTTAAAATCATCTCGCTTCTTTTGATTATTGCAGGTGTTGTTCTTATTATTTATGCTTTCATTCCTCGCTTCACACAAAGGGGACCAGTTTTTAGAATCCTTATAGCAAGTGCTGTAGTGGTAGTTTTATTTTATCTTGTTGTCCCGAATGTATTTCAGGCGCTCGTTGTCCAGCCCACAGAACTTCAGCGGGAGAAACAGTTTCTTGCTTATAACATAAATGGAACTCTTCAGGGCTTTAATCTTGATAAGGTTGTTGTTTCAGAGATTAGAGACCTCAAACCTATCACAAGAGAACTGTTGAACAATAACAAGACAATTGTTGATAACTTTAGATTCTGGGATTGGCGAGCGCTTAAGGATACATATCAGCAAATCCAGTCAATAAGACTCTACTATGCGTTTAACGATGTAGATGTTGATAGATACACCATAAGTAATTCTCTTAGAGAAGTACTTGTTTCCGCAAGAGAACTCGACCAAAAACTGCTTCCTGAAACCTCAAAAACATGGGTAAATCTTCATCTCAAGTTTACTCACGGATATGGTATATGTATGAACACAGTTAACGAATTTACACAGGAAGGTTTGCCGAACCTTCTTATAAAAGATATCCCACCTGTATCTACTGTCCCTGAGCTAAATGTAGTGCGACCCGAAATATACTTTGGAGAACTAACAAACAACTACATTATTGTAAATACGGCAACGGATGAGTTTGATTATCCAAAAGGAGAGGAAAATGTTTATTCGAAATACAAAAGCGACAAAGGCATAAAGATGACTCCTTTAAATAGATTCCTTTATGCTATTAATTTTAACGATGTTAATTTCCTGTTCTCACGCTATATTAATTCTCAAAGTAGGCTTCTCTATGTGAGAAACATTCAAGAAAGGGTCTCAAAGATTGCCCCATATTTGAAATTTGACTCCGATCCTTATATCGTTCTTGGAACAGATGGAAAACTTTATTGGATTATCGATGCCTACACTATTTCTAATTTCTATCCCTACTCAGAACCTGTTTATGCTTATGATTCATATCTCAATTACATAAGAAATTCAGTAAAATGCGTGGTTGATGCTTATACTGGTGATGTGAATTTCTATATTGTAGACGAGAGTGATCCAATTGCTAAAACCCTTTCTAAGGCATTTCCAACGCTTCTTCATAGTTTCAATGATATGCCTGAATTCTTAAAATCCCATATGCGCTATCCCGATGACTTAATGAAAATTCAGGGATATGTTTATCTAACTTATCATATGACCGACCCTGAAGTTTTCTACAACAAAGAGGATGCATGGGACATTGCAAAGGAAAAATACTATGCACAGACGCAAGAAGTAATCCCTTACTATGCAATTGTGAAGGATAAAAAAGGAAACTACACTTTTGCAAACATCTATGCATTCACACCACTTGGAAAGAATAATCTTGTTGCTCTTATGATTGCTGATTGCGCAAAAGACAATTTTGGGGACCTAAATCTCCTACGTTTTCCAAAAGATAGACTTGTTTATGGACCTCTACAAATCGAAGCAAGGATAGACCAGGATTCAGAGATTTCTAAGGTTCTTACACTCTGGAACCAGCAAGGATCAGAAGTAATAAGAGGGAACCTTCTTACGATACCTATTGATACTTCCATAATATACTTTGAGCCTATCTATTTGCAGGCTAATACTGCAAAATT belongs to Caldisericum sp. and includes:
- a CDS encoding UPF0182 family protein, which translates into the protein MIGLIILLLYVVFALPLIIKSSKLKMRNPPFRLVKKEFVILIVGFVVVTIFISSTNFLTNFLWFKSVNFESVFLKRIVVQILLFLVGFTVSFFLYFISFYVPERHEELEIGEKVINIVRFAVPLVLAIFTGSALSSQFEKVLMFVYRTPANITDPIFHKDISFYLFTYPFLSVLLSTLISIFVTAFLVEEFVYILYIRPNFSKNSRVNLHATNLLSVLVSLILFAVSFKVYFSIYTLLLQKSGAVFGIGYTDYYLRVPLFKIISLLLIIAGVVLIIYAFIPRFTQRGPVFRILIASAVVVVLFYLVVPNVFQALVVQPTELQREKQFLAYNINGTLQGFNLDKVVVSEIRDLKPITRELLNNNKTIVDNFRFWDWRALKDTYQQIQSIRLYYAFNDVDVDRYTISNSLREVLVSARELDQKLLPETSKTWVNLHLKFTHGYGICMNTVNEFTQEGLPNLLIKDIPPVSTVPELNVVRPEIYFGELTNNYIIVNTATDEFDYPKGEENVYSKYKSDKGIKMTPLNRFLYAINFNDVNFLFSRYINSQSRLLYVRNIQERVSKIAPYLKFDSDPYIVLGTDGKLYWIIDAYTISNFYPYSEPVYAYDSYLNYIRNSVKCVVDAYTGDVNFYIVDESDPIAKTLSKAFPTLLHSFNDMPEFLKSHMRYPDDLMKIQGYVYLTYHMTDPEVFYNKEDAWDIAKEKYYAQTQEVIPYYAIVKDKKGNYTFANIYAFTPLGKNNLVALMIADCAKDNFGDLNLLRFPKDRLVYGPLQIEARIDQDSEISKVLTLWNQQGSEVIRGNLLTIPIDTSIIYFEPIYLQANTAKFPQIKKIVLSTQDKLVWGDTFEDALNLLLGEATTETPKPTEGNIKELVELAKMHFENYKKYVAQGDYAKAGEELKAVEELIVEIENLSKNP